TTTTTCTTTTCTTCCTGTTCAAAAATCCGTTTTTCCTCCGCCATTTGTTTTTTGAGCTCTTCCAATTTCAGGGCATTAGCTTTTTCCTGAGCTTCAAAGTTTTTTTTGAGCTCAATTTCCAGATGCTTTTGCATGGCTTCTCCTGCATCAAACTGATGACCGCAGTTGGGACAGGTAGTGAGGTTTGGTGACATAAGAAAAGAATTTTTTACAAAAATATTGAAAATTTGGTGGTGTTTGGGTGAAAAATTTGGCAATAGGATTGAAAGAAGGATATTGTTTTCAACAAAATTTTAATTTATTCCCTTAAATAGTCTCAATTATTGGAATGTATTTTTATTAAAATTAGGCAAATTGAGGCTTATTCATCCTCATTTATGAGATTTACAGAATTTAATCTAAATCAAAATACTTCAAGTTCAGATGAATTTTTACTAAGTATATTTGGTAAAGATGTGAATAAATTTAAATACCTATTTATTCTTCATTCCTAATCACATAACCTTTGGGGTATTTCACAGAATAGCTGAAAGTCAATTTCTTATCCGAAAGAGGTTTCAATGTTAAATCAAATTTAATTTTTCCATCTTTTTCATCGAAACCTCCTTCCGATAACTTTTTGGCGAAGACATCTATTTCCTTATTTCCAGAAATCGGAAACTGATCTATAACCAAAACTTTAACTTCCTGATTTTTAGAATTTTTTAAGGTGATTTCATATGTAAAATCATCCTGTCGGTTAGAACCAAATGTTTGTTTTTTGGAAAAAGTTTTTACATGTTTTCTTTCGATTTTTAAAGATGGATCCCGACCCATTGATATTGACAATGTATCGGAATTTTGGTTGAGTAGCTTAGTTTTCCCAACAAAAGTGCCTTCAAAATAAAGATTTACCTCACCTTCTATGAAATTAAATTTTTCATAATCCAAAATATTGGCTTTCAAAAAAACAGCTTCATCCACTTTTGGAACAGACACATACTGATAATCTACGGGAATACTTAATTCTTTCATATCCAATGTTTTATCTTTTCCGTCAGAAAGCAAAGTGACTTTCTCCTGAAAAGTAAAATCTACAGAAATAGGTTTCTCCTTTTCTTCAATTAGAGTTGTAATTTCCTCACTCTTAACTGACACTCCGGCAGCTTTCCCCGAAAATACTGAGACAGCTGCAACTGCATTATTTCTTTTTTGAGGGGCATAACCAACAACCACTACCTCATCTAAATGCTGAGAATCTTCTTTAAGTATTACATTAATAGGGTTATTTCCGGCAATTCGACTTTCAGAAATAAATCCAATAAAACTAAAAATAAGTTCGTTGGTCTTGCCAATTCTATCTGGTGGAATAGCCATTCTATAATTACCACTTTGGTCAGAAGCAACGCCGAAAGATGTCCCCTTCAATGAAATCGTAACACCCGGAATTCCAACCCCCTCTTTATCTTTTACTTTCCCCCAAACTTCTCCATCCTTTGCAACTGTTACAAGATTTTCAAAGTAGGTAGAATAATCGTTGGGTTGACCCCAATACCATGGAAGTATTTCGGGGGCTGTTGAGTTTTTCTGTGGAAGGCTGTTGCTTAGTGTCAATTTAACATCTTTCCAGTCTTCCCCTGAATACTGATATATTTTACTTTTATAGACAACTTTAAGCGGCTTATTTAGTTCGGTGGCAATAAAATCATAATTAGGCAGCCAGCCAGCATTCTTAACAAAGTATGAAATGATCACTTTGCTTTTAGGAAGGAAATTTTCACTTTTTATGGTAAAAATTATTTCTGAAAACTTATTTTCACCAGCCTGTTGAATCGCATTGATTTCCTTATTGTACTCTTTAATAACTTTATCCAGTGAGTCAATTGAAGTTTTTATCTGATATTGTTGATTTAATATTTTCTTCATTTTAGTCTCAAAGTAATCAAATGTTTTTATCAAATCTTCCGACTTCATACCTACACTAGCACCCCCAACCTTTTGATTTTCAAGCAATAACTTTTCCTGCCTTTCTAAAAGAGTCCTTTCAATTTCGAATTTTCTTTTTTGAAAAGTGATATTTTCTGACTTTTTACCTATTTCAATTATCTTATCATTCGATTCTTCATCGGAAAAAACACTTGATTGATGATTAAATCCAGTAACTAAAGCTTTCTCGTCAAAGGTTTTTATTCTAATGCTATTAATATCAATTTCGGGTGAAATACCTTTAATAACTAAATTATTTTCATCCTTTTTTAAATCGACAGTAACTTCCCTGGTTACCTGAGCACCGGAATTATAAATTGTAACTTCTTTTACAATAGAAGAAATTTTGGTTTGAGCTAGTGAAGCAAATGAAAGAAATAAAAAAGCAAAAAATGTGGTCTTTTTCATGATTGTAGAATTTAATGAGTGAAATTAATGATAAGATTTAATAGATTTATAAATACAAATAAATAATTGCTTAGGTTCTTACATAAGATTTATTTTTAAGATCAAAAATGTTTCTAAACCTGCTTGCGTTTTTAGAATAAATTCCCCCATATTTGCCTCCAAACCCAATTGAACCCATGAGAATTACCCTATTCATTTTTGCAACCATTACTCTTTTTGCTTGTTCTCAAAAAGACAATAAAAAAGAAATTCAATACGCCGGAATACAGGAAATGAGCATCGACAGCCTTGGTCTGGAGAAGATTTTTGCTGATTCTAGTCTTTCATCCATTTCACCAGCTGAAATGAATTTCCTTGCGGAAAAACTACCTGACACCAGTCTGTTTGCAGGATTAAATCTTAGTTACAGTAAAATCGACTCCCTTAAAAAAGTAGGTGGCTACGAAAATTATATTTCGAAACTCGACATTGGAATGATTAAAGACATCCGGGTTTTTAGAGTAAAAACTGACACCGTTTCGGCGGATAAAATCCTGACATTCTGGGGGATTGGCTACAATTCTTACGAAGCCTGCCCCTACTCCAACGCCAAAGTTATCCTGGTAACCATTAACGAAAAGGGTAAAAACACAGCCTGTCATCCTGTAGCATATTTTTACGACTGGGCCGATGCTCCTTTTTATGAAAACTATATTGCTACTGCCAAAATCTCTAAAGAGGGTCAATTGGAAATTGTGGAAGAGCATATCAGTGGCGGTGTTGATGATAATG
The sequence above is a segment of the Cytophagaceae bacterium genome. Coding sequences within it:
- a CDS encoding mucoidy inhibitor MuiA family protein; translation: MKKTTFFAFLFLSFASLAQTKISSIVKEVTIYNSGAQVTREVTVDLKKDENNLVIKGISPEIDINSIRIKTFDEKALVTGFNHQSSVFSDEESNDKIIEIGKKSENITFQKRKFEIERTLLERQEKLLLENQKVGGASVGMKSEDLIKTFDYFETKMKKILNQQYQIKTSIDSLDKVIKEYNKEINAIQQAGENKFSEIIFTIKSENFLPKSKVIISYFVKNAGWLPNYDFIATELNKPLKVVYKSKIYQYSGEDWKDVKLTLSNSLPQKNSTAPEILPWYWGQPNDYSTYFENLVTVAKDGEVWGKVKDKEGVGIPGVTISLKGTSFGVASDQSGNYRMAIPPDRIGKTNELIFSFIGFISESRIAGNNPINVILKEDSQHLDEVVVVGYAPQKRNNAVAAVSVFSGKAAGVSVKSEEITTLIEEKEKPISVDFTFQEKVTLLSDGKDKTLDMKELSIPVDYQYVSVPKVDEAVFLKANILDYEKFNFIEGEVNLYFEGTFVGKTKLLNQNSDTLSISMGRDPSLKIERKHVKTFSKKQTFGSNRQDDFTYEITLKNSKNQEVKVLVIDQFPISGNKEIDVFAKKLSEGGFDEKDGKIKFDLTLKPLSDKKLTFSYSVKYPKGYVIRNEE